A DNA window from Streptomyces canus contains the following coding sequences:
- a CDS encoding serine hydrolase domain-containing protein, translated as MDVNGTVAEGFEPVREVFARNFEALGDRGAAVAVYRDGRKVVDLWAGSRDIDGTEPWRHGTAQVVRSATKGVAAAVPLMLHQRGELDLDAPVAEYWPGFKARGKERVLVRHVLNHRAGLPVIDRPLTPEESLDPLKGPEAVAAQAPVWEPGTDHGYHALTYGWLLDELVRRVTGLGAGEWIAREIAGPLGAEFWLGLPQDEEAAGRTGRVGRVEGPEPTGGLRARPKRSVTEAYDDPGSLTRRAFAAITPFPDQNAPEYRASALPATNGIATADGLARVYAAMVGEIDGVRLFDPATVELARTEESAGPDRVLVVNTRFGLGYMLHGSASPFLGAGSFGHPGRGGSLGFADPETGIAFGYVTNGFRKTVTADPRAQALVRAVRAAL; from the coding sequence GTGGACGTGAACGGCACAGTCGCCGAGGGCTTCGAGCCGGTCAGGGAAGTGTTCGCCCGGAACTTCGAGGCGCTCGGGGACCGGGGCGCGGCGGTCGCCGTGTACCGGGACGGGCGCAAGGTGGTCGACCTGTGGGCCGGCAGCAGGGACATCGACGGCACCGAGCCCTGGCGGCACGGCACCGCGCAGGTCGTGCGCTCGGCGACCAAGGGCGTCGCCGCCGCCGTACCCCTGATGCTGCACCAGCGTGGGGAGCTGGACCTGGACGCGCCGGTGGCCGAGTACTGGCCCGGGTTCAAGGCGCGCGGCAAGGAGCGGGTGCTGGTCCGGCACGTGCTGAACCACCGGGCCGGGCTGCCGGTGATCGACCGGCCGCTCACCCCCGAGGAGTCCCTGGACCCGCTGAAGGGCCCCGAGGCGGTCGCCGCGCAGGCACCCGTCTGGGAGCCCGGCACGGACCACGGGTATCACGCGCTGACGTACGGCTGGCTGCTGGACGAACTGGTACGCAGGGTGACCGGGCTCGGGGCCGGTGAGTGGATCGCGCGGGAGATCGCCGGGCCGCTGGGGGCCGAGTTCTGGCTCGGGCTGCCGCAGGACGAGGAAGCGGCCGGGCGGACGGGACGGGTCGGACGGGTCGAAGGCCCCGAGCCCACCGGCGGCCTGCGCGCCCGTCCCAAGCGGTCCGTCACCGAGGCCTACGACGATCCCGGCTCCCTCACCCGCCGCGCCTTCGCCGCGATCACTCCCTTCCCCGACCAGAACGCACCGGAGTACCGGGCGAGCGCCCTGCCCGCGACCAACGGGATCGCGACGGCCGACGGGCTGGCGCGCGTCTACGCGGCGATGGTCGGTGAGATCGACGGGGTGCGGCTCTTCGACCCGGCCACGGTCGAGCTCGCCCGCACCGAGGAGTCGGCGGGTCCGGACCGGGTGCTCGTCGTGAACACTCGTTTCGGACTGGGCTACATGCTGCACGGCAGCGCGTCGCCGTTCCTCGGCGCGGGTTCCTTCGGGCACCCCGGCCGCGGTGGCTCCCTCGGCTTCGCCGACCCGGAGACGGGCATCGCCTTCGGCTATGTCACCAACGGGTTCCGCAAGACGGTCACGGCGGATCCGAGGGCTCAGGCTCTGGTCAGGGCGGTGCGGGCGGCCCTGTGA
- a CDS encoding GNAT family N-acetyltransferase encodes MTPSPAVRPYRPQDRDALEDICVRTAHAGRDSRPHYQDPGVFPAAFAAPYVHLEPELAFVLDDGEGRAVGYIVGTADTPRFVADYRATWLPLVAGRYPEPRHEPRTPDEEIVALLHRPERMLVPEVAAYPAHLHIDLLPEWQGHGYGRALMESFLRALHERGVAAVHLSMVSANTPARAFYDRLGFHEIAVPDPGPVTYLGRPTADEGR; translated from the coding sequence ATGACCCCGTCTCCCGCGGTACGCCCCTACCGCCCCCAGGACCGCGACGCCCTCGAGGACATCTGCGTCCGTACCGCCCACGCGGGTCGGGACAGCCGCCCGCACTACCAGGACCCCGGCGTCTTCCCGGCGGCCTTCGCGGCGCCGTACGTCCATCTCGAACCGGAGCTGGCCTTCGTGCTCGATGACGGGGAGGGACGGGCCGTCGGGTACATCGTCGGGACCGCCGACACGCCCCGGTTCGTGGCGGACTACCGCGCGACATGGCTGCCCCTGGTGGCCGGCCGCTACCCGGAGCCCCGCCACGAGCCGCGCACCCCGGACGAGGAGATCGTCGCGCTGCTGCACCGCCCCGAGCGGATGCTCGTGCCCGAAGTCGCCGCCTACCCCGCCCACTTGCACATCGACCTGCTCCCCGAGTGGCAGGGGCATGGGTACGGGCGCGCGCTGATGGAGAGCTTCCTGCGCGCGCTGCACGAGCGGGGCGTGGCCGCCGTACACCTGTCGATGGTGTCCGCGAACACGCCCGCCCGTGCCTTCTACGACCGTCTCGGCTTTCACGAGATCGCCGTACCGGATCCCGGGCCCGTCACTTATCTCGGCCGGCCCACGGCAGACGAAGGCCGGTGA
- a CDS encoding YbaK/EbsC family protein — MTPSDSGAHTRFAEALRELGLGELIAQVRRFPDATRTAAEAAAAIGCELSQICKSLIFAADGVPVLVLMDGASRVDLERVREELGADKVTRAKADVVRETTGYAIGGVPPFGHRTRTRVLADRSLLEHELVWAAAGNPYAVFPIAPKDLVAQAGAALVDVRESTA; from the coding sequence ATGACGCCTTCGGACTCTGGAGCCCACACCCGTTTCGCCGAGGCCCTCCGCGAGTTGGGCCTCGGTGAGCTCATCGCGCAGGTCCGCCGATTCCCGGACGCGACCCGTACCGCAGCCGAGGCCGCCGCGGCCATCGGGTGCGAGCTGAGTCAGATCTGCAAGTCGCTGATCTTCGCGGCGGACGGGGTGCCCGTGCTGGTCCTGATGGACGGGGCCTCGCGGGTCGACCTCGAGCGGGTCCGGGAGGAGCTCGGCGCCGACAAGGTCACCCGGGCCAAGGCCGATGTCGTACGGGAGACGACCGGGTACGCCATCGGGGGCGTGCCGCCCTTCGGGCACCGTACGAGGACCCGGGTGCTGGCCGACCGTTCGCTGCTCGAACACGAGCTGGTGTGGGCCGCTGCCGGCAACCCGTACGCCGTGTTCCCCATCGCGCCCAAGGACCTGGTCGCCCAGGCCGGCGCCGCTCTCGTGGACGTCCGCGAGAGCACCGCGTGA
- a CDS encoding SsgA family sporulation/cell division regulator produces MSVVEQYARAHIVSDVDIAEDEAIPVVLRYDPETDPRSVRIGLPGMHEWTFSRALLEQGLRAPVGSGDVRVWPCGRVQAVVEFHSPQGVSVVQFEQKALLRFLRRTYTATAPVRN; encoded by the coding sequence ATGTCTGTAGTCGAACAGTACGCACGAGCCCATATCGTTTCGGACGTGGACATCGCGGAGGACGAGGCGATCCCGGTGGTCCTGCGCTACGACCCGGAGACCGACCCGCGCTCGGTACGGATCGGCCTGCCGGGCATGCACGAATGGACCTTCTCGCGGGCGCTGCTCGAACAGGGACTCAGGGCGCCGGTCGGCAGCGGTGACGTGCGGGTGTGGCCGTGCGGGCGGGTACAGGCCGTGGTGGAGTTCCACTCCCCCCAGGGGGTGTCGGTGGTGCAGTTCGAGCAGAAGGCCCTGCTCAGGTTCCTGCGGCGGACGTACACGGCCACGGCACCCGTGCGGAACTAG
- a CDS encoding MarR family winged helix-turn-helix transcriptional regulator — protein sequence MTNEEDAGSLLLDDQLCFALYAAQRAVTAAYRPLLDELGLTYPQYLVLLVLWECGQTTVKELAAALRLDYGTVSPLLKRLESAGFVRRERAASDERSVLVACTGRAEELRERAAAVPGALLSATGLDTKEAARLREDLWGLANRAHEASERPR from the coding sequence GTGACGAACGAAGAGGACGCCGGATCGCTGCTGCTCGACGACCAGTTGTGCTTCGCGCTGTACGCCGCCCAGCGCGCGGTGACGGCCGCGTACCGGCCGCTCCTCGACGAGCTCGGGCTCACCTATCCGCAGTACCTCGTGCTGCTGGTGCTGTGGGAGTGCGGTCAGACGACCGTGAAGGAGCTGGCAGCCGCCCTGCGCCTCGACTACGGCACGGTCTCGCCGTTGCTCAAGCGGCTGGAGAGCGCGGGGTTCGTACGCCGGGAGCGCGCGGCGAGCGACGAGCGCTCGGTGCTGGTGGCATGCACGGGGCGCGCGGAGGAGCTCAGGGAGCGCGCGGCAGCCGTGCCCGGCGCCCTCCTCTCCGCGACCGGGCTCGACACCAAGGAGGCCGCGAGACTGCGCGAGGACTTGTGGGGGCTCGCGAACAGAGCGCACGAAGCTTCCGAGCGCCCCCGCTGA
- the cbiQ gene encoding cobalt ECF transporter T component CbiQ, translating into MGAGHAHRLYRHGHSPVHALPPHTKLAAAFGFVVVVVSTPREAMWAFGLYAVLLGVVAYAARVPADFLLKRLLIEVPFVAFAVLMPFVAEGERVEVLGISLSVSGLWGAWNVLAKGTLGVAASVLLASTTELRSVLLGLQRLRLPPLLVQIASFMIRYGDVITDEMRRMRIARESRGFEASGVKHWGVLAKSAGALFIRSYERGERVHLAMVSRGYAGSMPVIDEVTASRAQWSYALALPVAALVVCVLGWAL; encoded by the coding sequence ATGGGCGCCGGACACGCGCACCGGCTCTACCGGCACGGACACTCGCCGGTGCACGCCCTGCCACCGCACACCAAACTCGCGGCGGCCTTCGGCTTCGTGGTGGTCGTCGTCTCGACCCCGCGCGAGGCGATGTGGGCGTTCGGCCTGTACGCCGTCCTCCTGGGCGTCGTCGCGTACGCCGCGCGCGTGCCGGCCGACTTCCTGCTGAAGCGGCTGCTGATCGAGGTGCCGTTCGTGGCGTTCGCCGTGCTGATGCCGTTCGTCGCGGAGGGCGAGCGGGTCGAGGTGCTCGGGATCTCCCTGAGCGTGAGCGGCCTGTGGGGCGCCTGGAACGTACTCGCCAAGGGCACGCTGGGGGTCGCCGCGTCGGTGCTGCTGGCGTCCACCACCGAACTGCGCTCGGTGCTGCTCGGCCTGCAACGGCTCAGACTCCCGCCGCTGCTGGTCCAGATCGCCTCCTTCATGATCCGCTACGGCGATGTCATCACCGACGAGATGCGGCGGATGCGGATCGCGCGGGAGTCGCGGGGGTTCGAGGCGAGCGGCGTCAAGCACTGGGGCGTCCTCGCGAAGTCGGCCGGCGCGCTGTTCATCCGCTCCTACGAGCGCGGCGAGCGCGTACACCTGGCCATGGTCAGCCGGGGGTACGCCGGTTCGATGCCGGTCATCGACGAGGTGACCGCGTCCCGGGCGCAGTGGTCGTACGCCCTCGCGCTCCCCGTCGCCGCCCTTGTCGTCTGCGTGTTGGGATGGGCCCTGTGA
- a CDS encoding DMT family transporter, translating to MTPLVTAAVLLAAITHASWNAIAHQITDKLVGFTLISGGGMLIGLAIIPFAAVPAAGAWPYLLASSCIHIAYYALLMKSFQLGDFGQAYPIARGTAPLVVTVLAALFAHEVPDGWAAAGIALSCAGLTGVALWGLRGRRPNWPAIGAALATGLTIAAYTVVDGLGVRASGSSLGYIVWLMAVQGVVIPAYALTRWRGRSVAVLRPFAGVGLVGAALSVAAYGLVLWAQTKAELAPVAALRESSIIVGAAIGAVFFKERFGAPRIAAAGLLVVGIGLMLHAG from the coding sequence GTGACGCCGCTCGTCACCGCGGCCGTTCTCCTCGCCGCCATCACGCACGCCAGCTGGAACGCCATCGCGCACCAGATCACCGACAAGCTGGTCGGGTTCACGCTGATCTCGGGCGGGGGGATGCTCATCGGGCTGGCGATCATCCCGTTCGCGGCGGTTCCGGCGGCGGGCGCGTGGCCGTATCTCCTCGCCTCGTCCTGCATCCATATCGCCTACTACGCGCTGCTGATGAAGTCCTTCCAGCTCGGGGACTTCGGACAGGCCTATCCGATCGCGCGCGGCACCGCGCCCCTGGTCGTGACCGTGCTGGCCGCCCTCTTCGCGCACGAGGTGCCGGACGGGTGGGCCGCCGCCGGAATCGCCCTCTCCTGTGCGGGACTGACCGGCGTCGCGCTGTGGGGGCTGCGCGGCCGCCGGCCCAACTGGCCCGCGATCGGCGCCGCGTTGGCGACCGGGCTGACCATCGCCGCGTACACCGTCGTCGACGGGCTCGGCGTGCGCGCCTCCGGTTCCTCGCTCGGGTACATCGTCTGGCTGATGGCGGTGCAGGGGGTCGTGATCCCGGCGTACGCCCTCACCAGGTGGCGCGGCCGATCCGTCGCCGTACTGAGGCCGTTCGCAGGGGTCGGGCTCGTCGGCGCCGCCCTCTCCGTGGCCGCGTACGGGCTCGTCCTGTGGGCCCAGACCAAGGCCGAACTCGCCCCCGTCGCCGCCCTGCGCGAATCCTCGATCATCGTCGGCGCGGCCATCGGCGCCGTGTTCTTCAAGGAGCGGTTCGGGGCGCCGAGGATCGCGGCGGCCGGGCTGCTCGTGGTGGGGATCGGGCTGATGTTGCACGCCGGGTGA
- a CDS encoding DUF1876 domain-containing protein, translated as MTHTAVGWHVELEFREDERHTEAVALVRLPDGSEVRARGHASRHRSDTNQPRVGEEVAGARALNELAMQLLTKAHDEIDEASGRTSHSINV; from the coding sequence ATGACGCACACCGCAGTCGGATGGCACGTCGAGCTGGAGTTCCGGGAGGACGAACGGCACACGGAGGCGGTCGCGCTGGTGCGCCTGCCCGACGGGAGCGAGGTTCGGGCACGCGGACACGCCAGCCGCCACCGCAGCGACACGAATCAGCCGCGGGTCGGCGAGGAGGTCGCGGGGGCGCGGGCGCTGAACGAACTCGCGATGCAGTTGCTGACCAAGGCGCACGACGAGATCGACGAGGCGTCCGGGCGGACGTCCCACTCGATCAACGTGTAG
- a CDS encoding energy-coupling factor ABC transporter ATP-binding protein — MGPVSTASLEVSGLAFAYPDGHQALFGVDFSLARGERVALLGPNGAGKTTLVLHLNGILSGGVGTVTVAGLPVDKKHMAEIRRKVGIVFQDPDDQLFMPTVREDVAFGPAAAGLRGPELEERVDRALTRVGMADFKDRPPHHLSFGQRRRVAVATVLAMEPEILVLDEPSSNLDPASRRELADILRSLDVTVLMVTHDLPYALELCPRSLILSEGTIAADGKTAELLADDALMRAHRLELPFGFDPRSVTMGA, encoded by the coding sequence ATGGGCCCTGTGAGCACTGCTTCCCTGGAGGTCTCCGGCCTCGCCTTCGCCTATCCGGACGGGCATCAGGCCCTGTTCGGCGTGGACTTCTCCCTCGCGCGCGGCGAGCGGGTCGCGCTGCTCGGCCCCAACGGCGCCGGCAAGACGACCCTGGTGCTGCACCTCAACGGCATCCTGAGCGGCGGGGTGGGCACGGTGACGGTCGCCGGGCTGCCCGTGGACAAGAAGCACATGGCCGAGATCCGGCGCAAGGTCGGCATCGTCTTCCAGGACCCCGACGACCAGCTCTTCATGCCGACCGTGCGCGAGGACGTGGCGTTCGGACCGGCGGCGGCCGGGCTCAGGGGGCCCGAGCTGGAGGAACGCGTGGACCGGGCGCTCACCAGGGTCGGCATGGCGGATTTCAAGGACCGGCCCCCGCACCACCTCTCCTTCGGCCAGCGGCGCCGGGTGGCGGTGGCCACCGTGCTGGCGATGGAGCCGGAGATCCTCGTCCTCGACGAGCCCTCCTCCAACCTCGACCCGGCCTCCCGCCGCGAACTCGCCGACATCCTGCGCTCGTTGGACGTGACGGTCCTGATGGTGACGCACGACCTGCCGTACGCACTGGAGCTGTGCCCGCGCTCGCTGATCCTGAGCGAGGGCACCATCGCCGCGGACGGGAAGACCGCCGAGCTCCTCGCCGACGACGCGCTGATGCGGGCCCACCGGCTGGAGTTGCCCTTCGGATTCGATCCGCGGTCCGTGACAATGGGCGCGTGA
- a CDS encoding organic hydroperoxide resistance protein gives MPEETAVDTRPTKIMYVAEATAHGGRDGYVTSQDGQIELKVAMPPALGGDGNGTNPEQLFAAGYSACFHNALILVGNREGYDLTGSTVAAKVGIGPNRHRGYGLAVALSVSLPILDAGLAGRLVDAAHEVCPYSNATRGNIDVTILLG, from the coding sequence ATGCCTGAGGAAACCGCCGTCGACACCCGGCCGACGAAGATCATGTATGTCGCCGAGGCCACGGCACACGGCGGCCGGGACGGCTATGTCACCAGCCAGGACGGCCAGATCGAGCTGAAGGTCGCGATGCCGCCGGCTCTCGGCGGGGACGGCAACGGCACCAACCCGGAGCAGCTGTTCGCCGCCGGGTACAGCGCCTGCTTCCACAACGCGCTGATCCTCGTCGGCAACCGCGAGGGCTACGACCTGACCGGCTCCACGGTCGCCGCGAAGGTCGGCATCGGCCCCAACAGACACCGCGGCTACGGCCTCGCGGTCGCCCTGAGCGTCTCGCTGCCGATCCTCGACGCGGGCCTCGCGGGGAGGCTGGTGGACGCGGCCCACGAGGTCTGTCCGTACTCGAACGCGACCCGCGGGAACATCGACGTGACGATTCTGCTTGGCTGA
- a CDS encoding penicillin-binding transpeptidase domain-containing protein, producing the protein MGSRRRVAERRKTKPAVVGGMIAVVVGGAGLGVYALYGAGAAADDRTQNTSVSAADHKPKVKTGPLSATEVTTVATTFLTSWQQGKVSTAAAATSDSAAATALLTGYTKDAHITGVTLTPGPRTGDKVPFSVKATVTYKGTSKPLTYGSSLTVVRNTGTGKPQVGWTASVVHPDLKDGDTLVTGESGTPPIKAVDRDGGEITEATYPSLGTVLDGLREKYGKKAGGKAGIELRVIRGKGSKSSDKTLVELSKGTPGTVRTTLNPTLQAAAEAQVAKQARSSVVVLRPSTGEILAVANASHGFNTAFQGSLAPGSTMKVITSSLLIDKDLASADKAHPCPKYFTYGGWKFQNDDKFEIKGGTFKASFARSCNTAFISQAGKLDNDSLTKQAQQVFGLSMNNWAIGVPSFDGSVPVQSAAQKAASLIGQGGVRMNPLNMASVSATVESGTFKQPYLVSPSVDHRTLATASRTLSSGTLSQLRELMAYTAGYGTAAEAMSGVYGNVGAKTGSAEVDGQKKPNGWFTAYRGDLAAAGVVQAGGHGGDTAGPIVAALLKMGG; encoded by the coding sequence GTGGGTAGCAGAAGGCGCGTCGCCGAGCGACGGAAGACCAAGCCCGCCGTGGTCGGCGGGATGATCGCCGTGGTCGTCGGCGGCGCCGGCCTCGGCGTCTACGCGCTCTACGGTGCCGGGGCCGCGGCCGACGACCGGACGCAGAACACCTCCGTGTCCGCCGCGGACCACAAGCCCAAGGTCAAGACCGGACCGCTGTCGGCGACCGAGGTCACCACCGTCGCGACCACCTTCCTGACCTCCTGGCAGCAGGGCAAGGTGAGCACGGCCGCCGCCGCGACGAGCGACAGCGCGGCCGCCACCGCCCTCCTCACCGGCTACACCAAGGACGCCCACATCACCGGCGTCACCCTCACCCCGGGCCCCCGCACCGGCGACAAGGTGCCCTTCTCCGTGAAGGCGACGGTGACGTACAAGGGCACCAGCAAGCCGCTGACGTACGGCAGTTCCCTGACCGTCGTCCGCAACACCGGCACCGGGAAGCCCCAGGTCGGCTGGACCGCCTCGGTCGTCCACCCCGATCTGAAGGACGGCGACACCCTGGTCACCGGCGAGTCCGGGACCCCGCCGATCAAGGCGGTCGACCGGGACGGCGGCGAGATCACCGAGGCCACGTACCCGTCGCTGGGTACGGTGCTGGACGGTCTGCGCGAGAAGTACGGCAAGAAGGCCGGCGGCAAGGCGGGCATCGAGCTGCGGGTGATCCGCGGGAAGGGCTCCAAGTCCTCCGACAAGACCCTGGTGGAGCTCAGCAAGGGCACCCCGGGCACCGTGCGGACGACCCTGAACCCGACGCTCCAGGCGGCGGCCGAGGCGCAGGTCGCCAAGCAGGCGCGGTCCTCCGTCGTCGTGCTGCGTCCGTCGACCGGCGAGATCCTCGCGGTGGCGAACGCGAGCCACGGCTTCAACACCGCCTTCCAGGGTTCCCTCGCCCCGGGCTCCACGATGAAGGTCATCACCTCCTCGCTGCTGATCGACAAGGACCTCGCGTCGGCGGACAAGGCGCACCCGTGCCCGAAGTACTTCACGTACGGCGGCTGGAAGTTCCAGAACGACGACAAGTTCGAGATCAAGGGCGGCACCTTCAAGGCGAGCTTCGCCCGCTCCTGCAACACCGCCTTCATCAGCCAGGCGGGCAAGCTGGACAACGACAGCCTGACCAAGCAGGCCCAGCAGGTCTTCGGCCTGTCCATGAACAACTGGGCGATCGGCGTCCCGTCCTTCGACGGCTCGGTGCCGGTGCAGAGCGCGGCCCAGAAGGCGGCCTCGCTGATCGGCCAGGGCGGGGTCCGGATGAACCCGCTGAACATGGCGTCCGTCTCCGCCACCGTCGAGTCGGGCACCTTCAAGCAGCCCTACCTGGTCTCCCCCTCGGTCGACCACCGCACGCTGGCCACCGCCTCGCGCACGCTGTCCTCGGGCACCCTGTCGCAGCTGCGTGAGCTGATGGCGTACACGGCGGGCTACGGCACGGCGGCCGAGGCGATGTCCGGGGTCTACGGCAACGTCGGCGCAAAGACCGGTTCCGCGGAGGTCGACGGCCAGAAGAAGCCGAACGGCTGGTTCACCGCGTACCGGGGCGACCTCGCGGCCGCCGGCGTCGTCCAGGCGGGTGGCCACGGCGGCGACACGGCGGGCCCGATCGTGGCGGCCCTGCTGAAGATGGGCGGCTAG
- a CDS encoding energy-coupling factor ABC transporter permease, translating into MHVPDGFIDAPISAATGVVATAAVAVSLRGARRELDERTAPLAGLVSAFIFAVQMLNFPVAAGTSGHLLGGALAAILVGPYTGVLCVSVVLLMQGILFADGGLTALGVNITDMAVVTTVVAYAVFRGLVKVLPRKHSSITAASFVAAVLSVPAAAVAFTLIYAVGGTTDVSIGKVATAMIGVHVLIGIGEAVITALTVGAVVAVRPDLVYGARGLQQKLKLRVDGQLVDVPAEPAPVAARSHRKVWITGLVTSLVLAGVVSFYASADPDGLEKVAADKGIDAKTEKHATADSPLADYGVKDVEDARLSGGLAGVIGVGVTVVAGSTVFWVVRRRRTADTTPVGTGV; encoded by the coding sequence GTGCATGTGCCTGACGGATTCATAGACGCCCCCATCTCGGCAGCGACCGGAGTCGTCGCCACGGCCGCCGTCGCGGTCAGCCTGCGCGGCGCCCGCCGCGAGCTGGACGAACGCACCGCGCCCCTGGCCGGCCTCGTCTCGGCGTTCATCTTCGCCGTGCAGATGCTGAACTTCCCGGTGGCTGCTGGGACCAGCGGACACCTCCTCGGCGGAGCCCTCGCCGCGATCCTCGTGGGCCCCTACACCGGGGTCCTCTGTGTCTCCGTGGTCCTGCTCATGCAGGGCATCCTCTTCGCGGACGGCGGCCTGACCGCGCTCGGCGTGAACATCACCGACATGGCCGTCGTCACGACGGTCGTGGCGTACGCCGTCTTCCGCGGGCTGGTGAAGGTGCTCCCCAGAAAGCACAGCTCCATCACCGCCGCCTCCTTCGTGGCCGCCGTACTCTCCGTGCCCGCCGCGGCCGTCGCCTTCACCCTGATCTACGCCGTCGGCGGCACCACCGACGTCTCCATCGGCAAGGTCGCCACCGCGATGATCGGCGTCCACGTCCTCATCGGCATCGGCGAGGCGGTCATCACCGCGCTGACCGTCGGCGCCGTCGTCGCCGTACGCCCCGACCTGGTGTACGGCGCCCGCGGCCTCCAGCAGAAGCTGAAGCTGCGGGTGGACGGCCAACTCGTCGACGTGCCCGCCGAACCCGCCCCGGTCGCCGCCCGGTCGCACCGCAAGGTGTGGATCACCGGCCTGGTCACCTCCCTGGTGCTCGCCGGCGTCGTCAGCTTCTACGCGTCCGCCGACCCGGACGGGCTGGAGAAGGTCGCCGCCGACAAGGGCATCGACGCCAAGACCGAGAAGCACGCCACGGCGGACTCACCGCTCGCCGACTACGGCGTGAAGGACGTCGAGGACGCCCGCCTGTCCGGGGGGCTGGCGGGCGTGATCGGCGTCGGCGTCACCGTCGTCGCGGGCAGCACGGTGTTCTGGGTGGTGCGCAGGCGCCGTACGGCCGACACCACCCCCGTCGGCACGGGCGTCTGA